From a region of the Zingiber officinale cultivar Zhangliang chromosome 10B, Zo_v1.1, whole genome shotgun sequence genome:
- the LOC122030220 gene encoding beta-1,2-xylosyltransferase XYXT1-like, whose product MGYEKAVVKSMGRIEARKLGLALLVGCCLVILSYFITMSETPVDGQASLTFTVGANGDAEDKISRVQPEKEKIAVEEPNKSISTVSHVILKDNNSELRKQDETVLPPKKEEPQVIEMPRPPLTESICDFSNFRTEFCDLKGDVRVHGKKKAASAAVVLLSPQRKAEEYMVVPYVRKHMDNIEKVAVRTVQAPHAAPACTASSTVPAIVFALGGFTGNYYHDFTDVLLPLFLTAHEFHGEVQFLITNIQLWWLGKYRPIFEKLTRYEFVDLDKSDDVHCRSHVLVDLRFHNDLIIDRARAPNGISTPDFSRFLREVYSLPRERAVSLRAHPERRPRLLLVARNGTRRFTNMPEVAQAAEAAGFEVVRADAEFGNVAGFVEVVNSCDVIMGVHGAGLTNFVFLPANAVVIQIVPCCDLEGMAEHTFGAPAKEAGLLYLQYSISVEESTLLESYPREHPVFTDPQSIHRQGWFKMGKIYLGRQHVKLDVDRFRPILIQAMDHLRQ is encoded by the exons ATGGGATACGAGAAGGCCGTAGTCAAGAGCATGGGCAGGATTGAAGCAAGGAAGCTTGGCTTGGCCTTGCTCGTGGGCTGCTGCTTAGTGATCTTGAGCTACTTCATCACCATGTCAGAAACCCCTG TTGACGGGCAGGCATCACTGACCTTCACGGTTGGCGCTAATGGAGACGCGGAAGACAAAATTAGTCGAGTTCAGCCTG AAAAGGAAAAGATTGCGGTCGAGGAGCCAAACAAAAGCATTTCTACTGTTTCCCATGTAATTTTGAAGGACAATAACAGCGAATTGAGAAAACAAG ATGAAACGGTTCTCCCACCGAAGAAAGAAGAGCCGCAAGTGATTGAGATGCCGAGGCCGCCGCTGACGGAATCAATCTGCGACTTCTCCAACTTCAGAACAGAGTTTTGCGACCTGAAGGGTGACGTCAGAGTCCACGGCAAGAAGAAGGCCGCCTCCGCGGCCGTGGTGCTCTTGTCGCCCCAACGCAAGGCCGAGGAGTACATGGTCGTCCCGTACGTCCGTAAACATATGGACAACATCGAGAAGGTCGCGGTGCGAACCGTTCAGGCGCCTCATGCCGCGCCGGCGTGCACCGCCAGCAGCACCGTCCCCGCCATCGTCTTCGCCCTTGGCGGCTTCACCGGGAACTACTACCACGACTTCACCGACGTGCTCCTCCCCCTGTTCCTGACCGCGCACGAGTTCCACGGCGAGGTCCAATTCCTGATCACCAACATCCAGTTGTGGTGGCTCGGCAAGTACCGGCCCATCTTCGAGAAGCTCACGCGGTACGAATTCGTCGACCTCGACAAGAGCGACGACGTGCACTGCCGTTCGCACGTCCTGGTTGACCTACGCTTCCACAACGACCTCATCATCGACCGCGCGCGCGCGCCGAACGGCATCTCCACGCCCGACTTCTCCAGGTTCCTGCGCGAGGTGTACTCGCTCCCGCGGGAGCGCGCCGTCAGCCTGCGGGCGCACCCAGAGCGGCGGCCGCGGCTCCTTCTGGTGGCACGGAACGGCACGCGGCGGTTCACCAACATGCCGGAGGTCGCGCAGGCGGCCGAGGCGGCAGGCTTCGAGGTGGTGCGCGCGGACGCGGAGTTCGGGAATGTGGCCGGGTTCGTGGAGGTGGTGAACTCGTGCGATGTGATCATGGGCGTGCACGGAGCCGGGCTCACCAACTTCGTCTTCCTGCCGGCGAACGCGGTGGTGATACAGATCGTGCCGTGCTGCGATTTGGAGGGAATGGCGGAGCACACTTTCGGAGCACCGGCGAAGGAGGCGGGGCTGCTCTACTTGCAGTATAGCATCAGCGTGGAGGAGAGCACGCTGCTGGAGTCGTATCCGAGGGAGCACCCGGTGTTCACTGACCCGCAGTCGATCCACCGGCAGGGATGGTTCAAGATGGGGAAGATCTACTTGGGCCGACAGCACGTGAAGCTCGACGTCGACAGGTTCAGGCCGATCTTGATCCAAGCCATGGACCATCTCCGGCAATAG
- the LOC122030228 gene encoding alpha-1,3-arabinosyltransferase XAT2-like, whose translation MMMGSQAKFLRCFSRAEPQTLSFAIFTGCFLISTALLVLSAGYFVSFPSLGSWLSPHAAPPLPRAQVNDTNNQNVELSRKPLCDTTSNRRADICDMEGDIRIQASSSSIFFVTSSIRNTTELQESWKIKPHPRKGDHAALSRVTEMSVGYLSTEEDLPKCDVNSTVPAIIFATGGYMGNFFHEVTDLIIPLYISSHKFNGEVQFLISEMLPWWMTKYEILLKNLSHYEIINFNNDTMVRCYPRVIVGIAFHKDMGIDPARSGGVTMFDFGRFIRSSYSLERDTAIQLGADRDKRPRLLIIARSRTRRFTNIHDIARMVEWEGFEPVVAEIKKNQSLAEFARIVNSCDAILGVHGAGLTNLIFLPTNAVVIQVVPLGGLEMFCYSDYGVPTLDMKMKYLQYSISIMESSLVDRYGIADPVVINPKSVLAQNEGWRNWTSIYFFNQDVKLDVGRFSSFLIHARELLRQ comes from the exons ATGATGATGGGAAGCCAAGCCAAGTTCTTGAGGTGCTTCAGCAGGGCTGAGCCCCAGACTCTGAGTTTTGCCATCTTCACTGGATGCTTCCTCATCTCCACGGCCCTCCTCGTGCTGTCCGCAGGCTATTTTGTCTCTTTTCCTTCGT TGGGTTCCTGGTTGTCGCCTCATGCAGCTCCTCCCCTTCCCAGGGCACAAGTAAATG ATACAAACAACCAAAATGTGGAGCTCAGCAGAAAGCCCTTGTGTGATACTACTTCCAACAGAAGAGCAGACATATGTGACATGGAGGGTGATATCAGAATCCAAGCAAGCTCTTCCTCCATCTTCTTCGTCACTTCCTCAATTCGGAACACCACAGAACTACAGGAATCATGGAAAATTAAACCTCATCCTCGGAAGGGAGATCATGCCGCACTGTCTCGTGTCACTGAAATGTCAGTAGGCTACTTGAGCACCGAGGAAGACCTTCCCAAATGCGATGTCAATAGCACAGTTCCAGCGATCATCTTTGCGACCGGTGGCTATATGGGGAACTTCTTTCATGAAGTCACAGATCTAATAATTCCCCTCTACATATCATCGCACAAGTTCAATGGTGAGGTTCAGTTCTTGATAAGTGAAATGCTGCCTTGGTGGATGACAAAGTATGAAATATTACTAAAGAATCTATCTCATTACGAAATTATCAACTTCAACAATGATACTATGGTCCGGTGCTATCCGCGTGTCATAGTGGGCATTGCATTTCACAAGGATATGGGCATTGATCCTGCGAGATCTGGCGGTGTGACAATGTTCGACTTCGGACGGTTCATAAGGAGCAGTTACTCATTGGAGAGGGACACTGCAATTCAGCTAGGGGCTGACCGCGATAAGCGACCTAGACTCCTAATTATTGCAAGAAGCAGGACAAGAAGATTCACTAATATCCATGACATTGCACGAATGGTAGAATGGGAGGGTTTCGAACCTGTTGTAGCAGAGATCAAGAAAAACCAAAGCTTGGCAGAATTCGCGCGCATAGTGAACTCTTGCGATGCGATTCTAGGAGTGCATGGTGCAGGGCTTACTAATCTCATATTCCTCCCAACGAATGCAGTAGTGATCCAAGTTGTTCCATTGGGTGGGCTGGAAATGTTTTGCTACAGTGACTATGGAGTGCCTACTTTAGACATGAAGATGAAGTACTTGCAATACAGCATAAGCATCATGGAGAGTTCCCTGGTTGACCGCTATGGGATTGCAGATCCTGTGGTCATAAATCCAAAATCTGTTCTGGCTCAGAATGAAGGTTGGAGGAACTGGACTTCAATATACTTCTTCAATCAAGATGTGAAGCTTGACGTGGGGAGATTCAGCAGTTTTCTCATACATGCTCGTGAGCTTCTTCGTCAATAG